The Sesamum indicum cultivar Zhongzhi No. 13 linkage group LG6, S_indicum_v1.0, whole genome shotgun sequence genome has a segment encoding these proteins:
- the LOC105163517 gene encoding desumoylating isopeptidase 1 — protein sequence MAEEGYKVALNVYDLSQGLARQLSTTFLGKPIEGIWHTGVVVYGYEYYFGGGIQSAPAGTTPYGTPIRVVDLGFTHVPKDVFEMYLQEIGPRYTAETYSLLTHNCNNFSNEVAQFLVGASIPDYILNLPNEVMSSPMGALILPMIQQLETTLRAGAVPQAPQFRPSTVAQSNQTASAIKLTRAGYAQSTQTKDEDVDEKPRTESSRNVDQQSDMRTIPIEGGTQEKPSDNAVAGDPLGDARNRVQEEISSEFAAIMATGTLRASEAAALATRRVMQRYGHMNTAQS from the exons ATGGCTGAG GAAGGTTACAAGGTTGCCTTGAACGTGTATGACTTAAGCCAGGGCCTTGCCAGGCAATTATCTACAACATTCTTGGGAAAGCCTATTGAAGGCATATG gCACACTGGAGTGGTAGTATATGGTTATGAGTACTACTTTGGAGGTGGCATACAAAGTGCTCCTGCTGGAACAACTCCATATGGTACTCCAATTCGAGTTGTAGATCTTGGTTTTACGCATGTGCCTAAGGATGTATTCGAGATGTACTTGCAAGAGATTGGTCCTCGCTACACAGCTGAAACTTACAGTTTGCTGACTCATAACTGCAACAATTTTAGTAATGAGGTTGCCCAGTTTCTCGTTGGTGCTTCAATACCAGACTACATCTTGAATCTCCCAAATGAAGTTATGAGCAGCCCCATGGGTGCTCTCATTT TGCCAATGATACAGCAATTAGAGACTACTCTAAGAGCAGGTGCAGTCCCCCAGGCACCCCAGTTCAGGCCTTCGACAGTTGCTCAGTCCAATCAGACAGCCAGTGCCATTAAGTTGACCCGTGCGGGTTATGCCCAATCCACACAGACAAAGGATGAAGATGTTGATGAAAAACCAAGAACAGAATCTTCACGGAATGTAGATCAACAGTCTGATATGAGAACTATTCCCATAGAAGGCGGGACACAAGAGAAGCCATCTGATAATGCGGTTGCTGGGGATCCACTTGGAGATGCTCGAAACAGAGTACAAGAGGAGATTAGCAGTGAGTTTGCAGCAATCATGGCAACTGGCACATTGCGTGCAAGTGAAGCTGCAGCATTAGCAACAAGGAGAGTGATGCAAAGATACGGACATATGAATACAGCACAGAGCTAG
- the LOC105163516 gene encoding thiamine-repressible mitochondrial transport protein THI74, translated as MKNQVWPWVLGLIYIFAVGAIWIAASFVVQSVVDGGVSPFLVTYICDSLFVLLIPLVEIVRYLEDNHGSWLFWRKREDTNLQESRAAEEKVLLEDYEAGAQAEGLKSDVIVLKNDIDHHKEGEAMSEQHRVPEYVGSWGLDAKGRWTRRRTAKVSLLICPFWFLAQLAFNLSLKYTSVTSNTILSSSSSLFTFLVALVFLGEKFTWLKLISVLLCMGGTIIVSLGDSKAGSNLVASNPVSGDILALASSAFYAVYTTLLRIKLPDDDDEVQGRVSMAQVLGFLGLFNLLLFLPVALILEFTKLENFHILSGRDLGLIVGKGLLDNVLSDYLWAKAVLLTTTTVATAGLSIQVPLAAIVDSLTGNAPHLLEYIGAAVVMVGFTVLNIPSGVLSRTTEASLELETSNKNANEHRDDL; from the exons ATGAAAAATCAAGTTTGGCCATGGGTTTTaggattgatttatatatttgcagTTGGAGCTATATGGATTGCTGCTAGTTTTGTGGTACAGTCGGTTGTGGATGGCGGTGTTTCACCATTTCTTGTAACATATATTTGCGATTCATTATTTGTCCTGTTAATACCTTTAGTTGAAATTGTGCGCTACTTGGAAGATAATCATGGGAGTTGGTTGTTTTGGCGAAAAAGAGAGGATACTAATTTGCAAGAATCGAGAGCAGCTGAGGAGAAGGTTCTTCTTGAAGATTACGAGGCTGGTGCTCAAGCTGAGGGATTGAAATCAGATGTGATTGTGCTAAAGAATGATATTGATCATCATAAGGAAGGAGAAGCAATGTCGGAACAGCATCGAGTTCCTGAGTATGTTGGCAGCTGGGGATTGGATGCAAAAGGGCGTTGGACACGTCGAAGAACAGCAAAAGTCAGCCTTTTGATATGCCCCTTTTGGTTTCTGGCACAACTCGCATTTAATCTTTCTCTCAAGTATACTTCAGTCACT TCAAATACTATCCTAAGCAGTTCCTCCAGTCTGTTCACCTTTTTAGTTGCTCTTGTATTTTTGGGGGAGAAGTTCACTTGGCTCAAGCTGATTAGCGTTCTGCTTTGCATGGGAGGAACCATAATTGTCAGCCTGGGCGACTCAAAGGCAGGATCAAATTTAGTTGCCTCAAATCCTGTTAGTGGAGATATTCTGGCTCTTGCATCTTCAGCATTTTATGCTGTATATACCACCCTACTTCGTATTAAATTACCGGATGACGATGATGAAGTACAAGGCCGTGTAAGCATGGCCCAAGTTCTTGGATTCTTGGGTTTGTTCAACCTCCTGTTGTTTCTTCCTGTTGCCCTCATATTAGAGTTTACAAAGCTTGAGAATTTCCACATTCTTAGTGGGAGGGACTTAGGTCTCATTGTCGGTAAAG GTTTACTGGATAATGTGCTGAGTGATTATTTATGGGCCAAGGCTGTGCTCCTCACAACGACAACTGTGGCAACAGCAGGCCTTTCAATTCAGGTACCATTAGCAGCTATTGTGGACTCACTGACAGGAAATGCGCCCCATCTGTTGGAATATATTGGAGCTGCTGTTGTAATGGTTGGTTTTACGGTCCTTAATATCCCTTCAGGTGTTCTTTCTAGAACTACAGAAGCTAGTCTTGAATTGGAAACTTCAAATAAGAATGCAAATGAACATCGAGATGACCTTTGA